In Gossypium hirsutum isolate 1008001.06 chromosome D01, Gossypium_hirsutum_v2.1, whole genome shotgun sequence, the genomic window GGTTTCCATTGACGACAATGTGTTAGTCTCGTAAAATTACCAACATAGGGCAGAAGAGTATAATTAATAGATTTCGCCCAACACCACGAAGATTGAAGAATATGAGCCGAAAATGGATTATGTTCTTTGTAATTGGACGACTTTTGATGAAACTTGGGAAAGCATGGTGGACACGTAAATTTATAAACAAAGAGAACAAACACAACTGAGTGGAAGGACGAAGCATCATGCCCCAACCAAACACACGACAATATCAAAGTGCGAAGGCATCAGCACCCTAGTGCGAAGCCCAACACATTGGAGCATCAGGGCGTTGCACCCAAGCACAATGTGCACCAACCGCATAAGCCGAGGCTATCGCAACACCAGCATGTAGGGTAACCAAGGTCATTGCAATCCTAGTTGCAAGACAAGTGCACGGAAGGGAAATGAAGCCGAGGCCATCAGAACCCCAATGGAACCCACAACCGAGGCAGCAAGGGCATTATGCCCTAAGCCAAGCGTGCTAGGTGCGCAACGCATGAAGGGGGCTGTCCCCTCAAGGCACACGACTACACAACAACATAGCCCGATTGAGTGGCATCAAACGCCAATGCCTTCATGTAAGCAAGAAGTGTGATGGGATCGTCAACAAGCTTGCACAAGCGATGAGCGGTTGCAACGACATCGTGTGATGGCTATAAATTTAAAGGTTTGTGATTATTTTGGGGAATCACATGAAAACCAAAGTTTACTTTGggaatatttataatttcttttttattattatatttttttccttaGGATGAAACCAAATCTTTAGCCGGTCAAagtctatatttttatggttCAGTACTTTCGAACATTAtgaatgtaaaaataattattttaaataagcacaaaagttgaaaaataaattaaaaataatactcaAATTATTGATATTATGTTGATAGTCAAATTACTAATATTATGGtcatatataacataaaattaaaatgatatttaatttatttgaaagtaaatgatatttgattttaatatataaatcatattttagttattaaaattagATACAAACATTACTCTTGAATTTCAcaaacaaatctgtctaaatctTTCATTTCTAgagattttccaaagttgagagATGGTAAAAAAGGGAAACTAGTATAGGTATAACCACAAAATTCACCTACATAAGCACTTGAGTAAATGCTTCAATGCTAGACCCTACAAACTTCCTAgcttaaactaatatttatttacagATCAAAACAGTTAAAAGAAACATGAAAGCAACTAGCATTCTACGAGTAAGCATTGTCAATGCATACTGCAATTACTTTCATGTTTATACTACCATTTATAGACCAAAACAGTCTAGCACATAAAGAAGGCAATTTTATGATGCAAGTTCATTGTCAATGATACCTCCGAGTACGAACGTTGTTCACCTTCCATTGTGGCTCATATTGTAGATGATCCTCCAATTTCACCAGGTTGAACTTGTAAACATATTTACCAGAGTCCATTCTAATTTCTTTCCAACAATGGTTCACTTGGTACAAGCCTTCGTAAACAAACTTGTAGCCGCTCTCGTTTGTGTTGCCGATGTTGTCGAACCTACGTATCACCCTGACTGGCTTCCTGTCAATCATATTGTTCATCAATGCACGGTTCCCACCAACAAGCTTTTGATCTTTAAGTTTCTTAAACCCACAAAAGCTAGGATTTTCACCTTCCCCGCAGTAAGTAAACTCATCGGACGAAACCTTTCTTGTACAACTATCGTATCGACCGGAATCGACAATGCTCGTAGCCCAAATTTTGCTACCATTGAGAGAAGTGATACAATCTATCCCTTTTCGAAATTCACTGTGAAGTCCGACAATGCACAACTCACCCCTCCAATGGAAACCATCACCAACTTCAATCCCTGCAACGCATCCTATTTGCTTGGCTGTGTTGACCCATTTTCCCAAACACCTAACCAGCTTCGCTAGTCTCATATGTTGCCCTATGCCGGAAGGTTTCCCTCGTTCCAAGCCCATCCCATGATCCTTTGAAATACTCTCGCGGTAATCCTTGTCTGAAAGTAACCGTCTGTAACATCTCAGAGCTTCCTTGATAGCACTGCGACATTCATACCATTCTGGAGTAAAAGCAGTCTGTTGGTTAGAACAAATTCCTCGGGGATGAACCTTAACATGCCGCACAACTTTGCCAACATGTCTTGCTTGCTTAGACTTAGATAAAGGTCCCTCTTTCACTGGTTTTGGACGCGATGACACCATGATTAAACCCTGGTTGCACCATTAGCCACCCAAATGAACGTTAAAAATCCAggcaaaacacattaaaaaaaatccattgcAACGCTAAAAAAGTGAATAGAAAAACAAGGCGAAACCCACAAAAATAAACATGGAAAACAAGGGAATAGTTCAAAAAAAGCAAGCAAACCTTAAACGTAGTGAAAGAGAAGATAAAAGAAGACTGTAAGACAAAAATAAACGTATAGGAAGTGAATGTGACACCCTGAACAATTAAAACCAAAAAACAAGTCGAAAAACCCCAGGCTAAAAACAGAAGCTCCAATGGCAGGATGCAATAAAAAGGAGCagaagaaaacaaaatgaaaaagaaatatatatatatatacctggAAAAGTTATTTGCAAAGAGTAAAGTTGAAAACTTTGAAATCTTCACTCTTAACAAAGAAATACTAGAAGCGAAACCTTTTAGAGTAAAGAGAATGAGAAGCGATGAAACTTTTGAAATGGGATGGAGACGATGGTGAACGTGGTGGTTTTTTTCTTCTACAGAGAGGGATGCAGTTGAAAAGACGTGGACAGGCTGTAATGTCTACAGTTTTACGGCAGTAAAAATTTGTCCGATGTTTCTTACAGCATACGCTATCAATTTTATTTCAGAGAGGGGATAGGGGAAAGGACGGATGCGGTCAGGGTAAAATGGTTTTTACTGCTTTAACTCTTTGAgatcaaatattaatttatttgctttgatttttaattatttttaatgacattattaattattttctaagtataattataatatagtaaatattaatataaattttgtttacTATAGAAATGATTTAAATGTCgtttaatatgttgatttaaGTGCAATCGTAATGAATATTACATGTTCAAACCTCTAAGACACCATTGATAGGAAGAGCAGCCAAAAACATTTAACACAAATTGTAAATTTAACATAGAGGATACCAAAAATATTGAGTTTAtaccattattttaaaattctaaacaaACAAACCAAATTAAATAAGGTCACACCAATACTTTTTACACTAAACTGGTGATTGATTCGATCAGACCATCAGTTTGATAATCCaactaatttgattaaaaatttaaaaattatgttcaATCACCCAATTTAATCGGTCCATATCGATTCCAAAGTCAACTGATTCAAAGTCCTTCTCTAGACCCATACCTTGACCGGTTTCCAATCCAACAAATCTAACTGGCCCGATCTGGTTCAAACAACATTGTGTCATAGGAGTGAGAGTTCGATCCAATCAAGTCAAATCGAATAAAATAAATTCGAGTTGacaaatcttattttatcatattaactcgatttgaattttttctaatggagtcgagttgaattgagttaaattaaaaaaattaaacatatcaaattaaaattgttACAACACaactaatttcatgttaaagcacataaatttgaaatcatatatatttttaatttttttttaaaacaaaataaaaataaagatactGATAAACTTGaaccattaatttatttatttaggtcccaaaattattattttagaaaattttaaaattttaactttctttgtatattttttagattttttaaaatataaactttggattttttataaatattttgaattttaaaaatcattttgaaattttgaaaagaaaattgtaATTGTTTTTTAAAGAGAGACCgatttgttcattttttaaattGACAAGGACCAAAAAGATATTTATACCAATctattattcaaattgtaaaattcaattcgactcgagctcaaaactcaaattacttattcgagttgaatcgaaaaaatcaaataacttaattcgattaattcaaaatttaaaaaaaatatttttttagaattaaatcaaattttactcGCCCCTATTGAGTCCGAAAGAATACATTTGATGTAAAAAACAGTCTTTTCAAATTTATTCAACAAAGATTTTAGATGAAGTGgtaaaataaattgtatataaattttactaaacACGTGTTTTATCATTGAATATGtagtttttaattgttttatttaaaaattatataaatgtgtgaaaaagaaaagaatgtaaGTATATTAATTGTCAATTAAAAgaaaagctatatatatatatatttttttcaatcatTGAAATTGAATTTCATGTCATTTTTATAGTTCATGTTCAAAATTCATGGCTTCCATCTCGACAATGTGTTCTCTAAAGTCCGAACCTTGTTTGAGCTTTAAAAGTGTAATGTGCTGCATCATTGCACTCAACATTTATTGGTatctattttatattatatatttacatataaaatatgtaaacgtAAAATGTTATTTCAATGCCAATAAAGTTGtgtaaattgaatcaaatcaaaattttaaatgtacaattacataaaatttaaattcacatatcacattacattaaatcaaaattcatatataattataatattcatccctaataaaaatatatacctaTATTAACCTTCTGCATCACATAAAAACAAATAagttgttaaaaataaataaaatgcataaaaattaattatcaaatagaTATTAAAATCTATGTttaatttgcataaattaaaaacaactaATATAGATTTACACTAAAAATCGAGTAAAACTATTATAAGAGAACGAAGGACTCACCTAAGAGAAGTCACAGAGcacaacattttttttttctgtaaaGATTTTCTTATTCAGTATTGAGGGTTTGATTATTGTCTTGAGTAAGGAGAAATGGTCAACAAAAAACaggataaactataaaaatagctattattgtttcttttagattatattttagtcacttatattttaaatgttacgTTTAGTCACTTAAGTTATCGTTttattacgaagtggtcactctaccattaagctccgttacctccctaacagcgatcctatgtggcagtccaaatgggttttaaataccaacttggatgtcctacgtgacagtctaaattaaatttatttaattaaaaaaacctattttcatcccagTAACTGGACATCctagttggcatttaaaactcatttggactgccaAGTAGGACTATCGTTAAGGAGGTGACAGAGTTTAACGGtaaagtgaccacttcgtaacaaaacgataacataagtgactaaaatataacatttcaaacataaatgactaaaatatatctgaaacaaacaaaagtaactatttttataatttacccaaaaaaaataacattgttgAACTCTAgcataaaaaaaagttgaatttaaTTGAGAGAGATTTAAGCTcataattgaatttatttgataataataataataattaattgagAGGGATTTAAGCTATTAAATatgatataatcaactcatattTATATCGTTCAACTTTACCATGATTAATTGAGAAACCTTCAAGGAAAGGTAAATTAATTGAGAGAGATTTAAGTTACTAAAACTAATTTTATCTAGGGACCCAAAAAagttaatttatttcataataatcatatcaaattaaatcaattaagagacatttaatcttttttaatataatttgatttaaatttaatcaaaattttaaacttaaataaattaacatgtactaatattaatttttgaaatcATCGAAGAAagaatatttaagacttttattaattaaaaatatcaatataaaatatatggaaaaaaattaaGATATCATTTTATTACTATCAAATTTAATAGGGCAATTTACTcttaaaaacctaattttttttaaaatttaccgaaatgggcccagtattttattatttaccggaatggaccatttttccctaaatcgcgtccacgtcagcgcgatgtcaaggGACATGCCAGcaaatcgcatccacgtcagcgcgctttgctgacgtggacacaaatcgcgcttcagaggacgcgatttgttgccatgtCAGTAAAGCCGCTGACGTGGACGTGATTTGCCCCGAGCGTGAACAGTGCAACGGTCAATTTTTTGATCGTTGCCCCCCTAACGgtccaaaaaaaaactataaatacccccacccttACTTTAAGCgtttttttaaactatttgctcaaaaacgtcaactcgaaattattttttccaaGACCAACTGTAGCAAAAACGcatccacgagggcgcgatttcacaaattcttctcataaagcatcctgcttgaagcgtttttttaAACTATTTACTCAGAAACGTCAagtcgaaattatttttttagaacctactgtagcaaaagcgcgtacaCGTGGGCGCGACTTCAAAAATCCTTCTGATAAATCATCCTGCtttgattttatcttaaaaacccataaacacgaaacgtaattcaattttgaataaattttaattaatttaattacgaaaccctaaaccctaatcccttatttgtttacttttttctctaaaaaccctaaaaaccatAATGTGGGAAACACGGCGAAATCGCGTCCCCAAGGGCGCGCTACgtgccaggaaatcgcgtccacgtcagcgcactTCGCTGACGTGGAAACAAATCGCGCTTCAGAGGACGCAATttgttgccatgtcagcaaagcgcgctgacgtggacgcgatttcttggcacgtcccctgacatcgtgCTGACGTAGACGCAATTTaggggaaaatggcccattccggtaaataataaaataccgggcctgtaacaccccttacccgtatccaacaccggaatagggtacgaggcattaccaaaacacatacacttgtaaacgtatttaaccgagttataaaatttcatcaaaattaaaactttcaaaaataattaacatgtttctataacttttcacaatatatcctcaaaatattataatcataataattagggcctgcgagacccgatacatactcatgcaatttaatgcttcatttccatttcattcaattcgcaatttctcatgctcataatttaaatcatatcactagaaatttccatttaattcacgtacaattcaatgacatcaaattcaaaactaatacgtatttaccatttaactcaatgtttattgattataccattcaataacacatttatgaaattctcaatttagcaatgaaaatatcactttagtttgaataacaacatcgtcctgatataaatacactaccacttatccatttactttaattcttttgggcccatttgtcacttaccatccttaatcaaattagggaacggtcacggaaaattgagtacttcactttcactttgccatagtataactatggtcttacgtatgatcacttatcacttgtcccttgatcagataagtgtagccacttatcactttgtttcttgatcagataagtgtagccacttatcactttgtctcttgatcagataagtgtagctaaagctatcacttatcactttgtctcttgatcagataagtatagccgaagctatcacttatcacttttcacttgtcacttgatcagataagtgtagccgaagctatcacttatcactttccacttgtcacttgatcagataagtgtagctgaagctatcacttatcactttgtcacttgatcagataagtatagccgaagctataacttatcactttatcacttgatcagataagtatagccgaagctattacttatcactttccacttgtcacttgatcagataagtgtagctaaagctaccacttatcactttatcacttgatcagaagtactcaaatccggcgttccgctcaatttgatcatttattcatatatcatgcttaccaacatgtgttaattcataaaccattcatggtattatttcatgccaaatcatatactgaatataccatacacacatactatgaaactttattttcacacatgagcttaaaccatgaccaataatgcacaaaaataagcatcattcatatttcatcgtttatgagttataatcaaacatatgaccatttatacacgaatcattcatatatttcccaattttcctcctcctcctctccattccacatccttaatgtgtataacacacttaaacaacattaaccataatttcaatattcactaacatgtatattcaaagctgtttatccgagtcagagtcactaaattatttttatccggagctacagagctccaaattaagatccgttaattttccctgaaactagacttacatatcttcataccataaaattttcataattttttgttcagccaaatagtacagtttattctttaaagtttcccctgtttcgctgtctgacagttccgaccactcttcactaaaaattaattatctcattatacagaattcggatgatgttttagcttgtttcttctaaaaatagactcattaaggattctaaccatataaactataactcataatcatttctgtacaatttttaatgattttccaaagtcagaacaggggaacccgaattcattctgaccttgtctcacaaaatctattatatctcatgatttacaattccattgctcacatcatttcttttataagaaactagactcaataagctttaatttcatattttattcatcctctaattcaatctatacaatttttggtgatttttcaaagttacactactgctgctgtccaaaactgctttagtgcaaaatgttgatttccattttgccccaaatttcacagtttatacaattcggtcctttctcaattaacccctcaattaatctaattttctcaattagtactttactagacattataagttgttacacaactattgaaattcagaattgccacatataactctatcttcaaactcttttactattaggtcccaaacattcactttctattcaattctttcaataaaatcagcatatgaacaatttaaagctctaatttcatgctaaatcatcatatacttccagcacatattcatatcaactttcaacttctttcataaaatcaaaaactaatgaatttaacaagtgggcctagttgtaaaagtcataaaaatacaaaaatttcaagaaatagtcaagaattgaacttacttgtaataaaaatatgaagaaccagcttgaagaagcccttccatggtgttttagctgatgagaattcagaaaaatgaagagaaatctagataattccacttgggtcctaactttattaagcaaattttgcaattttccaattttgcccttaattctccttactttcttgctgatttcatgcctctgccgtccagcccaaatagaccttgggtctattttcttttaagccctcttccttttatcatttaagctatttaatcatttcccaaaattttgcatttgttacaatttagtcctttttgttcaattaattatcggaactttaaaatttcttaacgaaactttaatactaactttttaacactccataaatatttataaaaatatttatggctcagtttaaaatccccgaggtcttgatacctcatttcgattctaattattttaatatttatttctagtgcactattcactatttcaaaaattttcctaacttcatatttaacttatacttgctaaattaataatattttctacccatttgtcgaatttagtgatctcgaatcaccgttccgacacctctaaaaattcaagccattacatttttttttcgtcggatttgtggtcccgaaaccactgttccgactaagcctaaaatcgggctattacagggcctatttcggtaaattaaaaaaaaattggctttttttggtattttgtccAATTTAATACAGAATTATTCTAAAagctttttttcccttttccgagAAGAagcaacttttttatttaattaaatctaataaatacatatataaaaaaataaacat contains:
- the LOC107921851 gene encoding YDG domain-containing protein At5g47160, whose product is MVSSRPKPVKEGPLSKSKQARHVGKVVRHVKVHPRGICSNQQTAFTPEWYECRSAIKEALRCYRRLLSDKDYRESISKDHGMGLERGKPSGIGQHMRLAKLVRCLGKWVNTAKQIGCVAGIEVGDGFHWRGELCIVGLHSEFRKGIDCITSLNGSKIWATSIVDSGRYDSCTRKVSSDEFTYCGEGENPSFCGFKKLKDQKLVGGNRALMNNMIDRKPVRVIRRFDNIGNTNESGYKFVYEGLYQVNHCWKEIRMDSGKYVYKFNLVKLEDHLQYEPQWKVNNVRTRRYH